A window from Hydrogenobacter hydrogenophilus encodes these proteins:
- a CDS encoding NAD(P)/FAD-dependent oxidoreductase, with protein sequence MKVVIVGNGPASASAVEAFRQVDKDSDIIVLSDEEYPTYAPNCMENVIRGDISQDALFYKGGYAFYEKYKVDFRPKKEVISIDNKRKVVIVKGGEEIPYDKCLLAAGASSFVPPIPGKELGGVTTAKNLDDAKRIREWILSGKVKRAVIVGAGPIGVEDAETLKHMGIEVHVVEFFDRVLPRMLDKSMADRYMKALQDEGINFYLNHQVVAIHGEDGWVEAVEIKHLGSDESKFIETDMVILSTGVRPRTHIIQDTDIKLHIDENKNRVVGGVLANEYQQTSDPDVYAAGDICSGRDAWGNYRWIALFPTAQQGGAIAGYNMAGLRVENPGLVDYNAVKTRGAVAGSGGTFEDAEEAFTAEYENYLIKVFLKEGKVCGYQFVGIPKGGALNLRNAFLQGNQEFIKRVLKDRGLGLEASGVLFHHFMRFKDRRISPEIVKAIKMGMLRSLANPKYEVPLFYV encoded by the coding sequence ATGAAAGTAGTTATAGTGGGCAACGGTCCAGCATCTGCAAGCGCTGTAGAAGCCTTCAGGCAGGTGGATAAAGATTCTGACATTATAGTCCTGTCTGATGAGGAGTATCCTACATACGCTCCTAACTGTATGGAAAACGTGATAAGAGGAGATATATCCCAAGATGCACTCTTCTACAAAGGTGGGTATGCCTTCTATGAGAAGTACAAAGTGGACTTTAGACCCAAGAAAGAAGTGATAAGCATAGACAACAAAAGAAAGGTGGTGATAGTAAAGGGTGGAGAAGAGATACCTTACGATAAGTGCCTTTTGGCAGCTGGGGCTAGTAGCTTTGTGCCACCTATACCGGGAAAGGAGCTGGGGGGAGTAACTACAGCCAAAAACTTAGATGATGCAAAAAGAATAAGGGAATGGATACTCTCTGGAAAGGTAAAAAGGGCGGTCATAGTAGGAGCCGGACCCATTGGAGTGGAGGATGCAGAAACCTTAAAGCATATGGGAATTGAGGTGCATGTGGTGGAGTTCTTTGACAGGGTACTTCCTCGTATGTTAGATAAGTCTATGGCGGACAGATACATGAAGGCTCTGCAAGATGAGGGTATAAACTTTTACCTTAACCATCAGGTGGTAGCTATTCACGGAGAGGATGGTTGGGTGGAAGCGGTAGAGATAAAGCACTTGGGTTCTGACGAAAGCAAGTTTATAGAAACGGACATGGTGATACTTTCCACTGGTGTGAGACCAAGGACACACATTATTCAGGATACGGACATAAAGCTACACATAGATGAGAACAAAAACAGGGTGGTGGGCGGTGTGCTGGCCAACGAGTATCAGCAAACATCAGACCCTGATGTGTACGCTGCTGGAGACATATGCTCTGGAAGGGATGCTTGGGGAAATTACAGGTGGATAGCTCTGTTTCCTACCGCACAGCAAGGGGGAGCAATAGCGGGATACAACATGGCTGGGCTAAGAGTAGAAAACCCAGGGCTTGTGGATTACAACGCAGTCAAGACAAGGGGAGCTGTGGCAGGCAGTGGAGGAACTTTTGAGGATGCGGAAGAAGCCTTTACCGCAGAATACGAGAACTACCTTATAAAGGTCTTTCTCAAGGAAGGAAAGGTTTGTGGATACCAGTTTGTGGGCATACCTAAGGGAGGGGCACTTAACTTGAGGAACGCCTTCCTGCAAGGAAACCAAGAGTTTATAAAGAGGGTTTTAAAGGACAGAGGTTTGGGGCTGGAGGCTTCTGGAGTTCTCTTTCATCACTTTATGAGGTTTAAAGACAGGCGTATCTCACCAGAGATTGTGAAAGCGATAAAGATGGGTATGTTAAGGAGTCTTGCCAATCCCAAATACGAAGTGCCCCTTTTCTATGTTTAA
- the nuoH gene encoding NADH-quinone oxidoreductase subunit NuoH, translating to MEGLLSALIIIGIKILVILAIVLGVGAYLTLVERKVAAHIQRRPGPMVVGWHGLLQPLADGIKLLTKEDLFPRYGNKFLYNLAIVMALVPASLVFAVVPFGPEFEVFGIKVKPILTDVNVGLLLFFALGSLAVYAIALAGWASNSKYALIGSMRKAGIVISYEVVITFALMGPIILAQTLSTYGIVQQQIEQKLWYLWLQPIAFVVYMFAMLAETGRVPFDIQEAEAELVTGFTVEYGGMKFGLFPLVEWYVETLSLSAIAVVVFLGGWSPINIPFVGFIDPLFFLGPLSPFVWFVLKVSLLFLFVLWLHWTLPRYRIDQITSTAWKVMLPLTLVNLVFTAIIAPMVWR from the coding sequence ATGGAAGGACTCTTGTCCGCCCTGATAATCATCGGTATAAAGATACTGGTGATCCTTGCTATAGTGTTGGGTGTGGGTGCTTATCTTACTTTGGTAGAAAGGAAGGTAGCTGCACACATTCAAAGAAGACCAGGACCTATGGTGGTAGGCTGGCACGGTCTTTTACAACCCTTAGCGGACGGCATCAAACTTTTGACCAAGGAAGACCTTTTCCCAAGGTACGGAAACAAGTTCCTTTACAACTTGGCTATAGTTATGGCTCTTGTTCCAGCATCTTTGGTTTTTGCGGTGGTGCCTTTTGGTCCCGAGTTTGAAGTATTTGGCATAAAGGTAAAACCCATATTAACGGATGTAAATGTGGGTCTTTTGCTCTTTTTTGCTCTTGGTTCTTTGGCTGTATATGCTATAGCCTTAGCAGGATGGGCGTCTAATTCCAAGTATGCCCTCATAGGCTCTATGAGAAAGGCAGGTATAGTGATCTCCTACGAGGTTGTGATCACTTTTGCCCTCATGGGACCCATAATATTGGCTCAGACCCTTTCCACTTACGGCATAGTTCAACAACAGATAGAACAGAAGCTTTGGTATCTGTGGCTACAACCTATAGCCTTTGTGGTTTATATGTTTGCCATGCTTGCAGAGACGGGCAGAGTTCCCTTTGACATACAAGAAGCGGAGGCAGAACTGGTCACTGGCTTTACCGTGGAGTACGGTGGTATGAAGTTTGGACTTTTCCCCCTTGTAGAGTGGTATGTGGAAACGCTGTCTCTATCAGCTATAGCTGTAGTGGTTTTTTTAGGTGGATGGTCTCCTATAAACATACCCTTTGTGGGCTTTATAGACCCTCTCTTTTTCTTGGGTCCTTTGTCTCCCTTTGTGTGGTTTGTGCTCAAAGTATCCTTACTCTTTCTGTTCGTCCTTTGGCTTCACTGGACACTTCCAAGATACAGAATAGACCAGATCACATCAACCGCTTGGAAAGTTATGCTACCTCTAACGCTTGTAAATTTGGTCTTTACCGCTATTATTGCTCCTATGGTGTGGCGCTAA
- a CDS encoding NADH-quinone oxidoreductase subunit A, with protein sequence MDYMGLLIFLGVMVVLSLLLISLNSLLGPKTPESMEDYPYECGVPLYDMSAQSTFHQGYYLLGLLLLLFDIEAAFLFPWTVVYKHLGIFGFVEMFLFILILTYGLLYAWRKGALDWQFEEEVFER encoded by the coding sequence ATGGATTACATGGGGCTTTTGATATTTTTAGGTGTAATGGTGGTGCTTTCTCTGCTTCTCATATCCTTGAACTCTCTGCTTGGTCCCAAAACTCCGGAAAGTATGGAAGATTACCCTTACGAGTGTGGAGTTCCCCTTTACGACATGAGCGCTCAGTCTACCTTCCATCAAGGTTATTACCTTCTTGGACTTTTGCTACTGCTCTTTGACATAGAAGCTGCCTTTCTCTTCCCTTGGACAGTGGTTTACAAACATCTTGGCATCTTTGGATTTGTTGAGATGTTCCTGTTTATACTGATACTCACCTACGGGCTTTTGTATGCTTGGAGAAAAGGTGCCTTAGATTGGCAGTTTGAAGAAGAGGTCTTTGAGAGGTGA
- a CDS encoding complex I subunit 4 family protein, whose protein sequence is MEKLGAQFPLISVSMIIPILGSLLVLVLPERFTKGISLLSTGISFLIALCSLMFFDFSKGEVVQFYEHYPIIPELGINLSLGLDGLSMLMYLLTTLVSFVAVLWSVRDRQIDHRIKEYFLWFLLAESFLIGVFSSWDLIVFYVFYELTLVPMLFVIGIWGYKLRLYSAYKFFIYIFVSSLFLLLGIVSLAVQHYKLFGRFSFSYFDLMNNDYSLWLGVFLFMLFFIAFAVKTPIVPFHTWLPDAHGEAPTAGSVVLAAILLKMGTYALFRFNIGLFPKVVVFLMPLLVLWGIFSIVMASWFTISQNNLKRFVAYSSVSHMGFVVTSMFLLNLDGFRASIMEMFAHGLTSASLFMIAGFIYNRLHSFNMDALKGSAKFMPAFAIITVITAYSSMGLPGGSSFWGKFLTVLSAREYTTQLALLVIAGAFFSAVYVLYFMKVLFLDTKEESRLIHFTDIRGFKLSAFLLLLIPMFMVGLLPSLFFNIFDMSAKKLLLSVMHKLIGG, encoded by the coding sequence ATGGAAAAGCTTGGAGCGCAGTTTCCGCTCATATCAGTAAGTATGATCATACCCATTTTGGGAAGCCTTCTTGTACTTGTACTTCCTGAGAGGTTCACCAAAGGGATAAGTCTTCTGTCAACAGGAATAAGCTTCCTTATAGCATTATGTTCTCTGATGTTTTTTGATTTTTCAAAAGGTGAGGTAGTTCAGTTTTACGAACACTATCCCATCATTCCTGAGTTGGGAATAAATCTGTCTTTGGGGCTTGATGGACTTTCCATGCTTATGTACCTTCTTACTACGCTCGTTTCTTTTGTTGCTGTTCTTTGGTCTGTACGGGATAGGCAGATAGACCACAGAATAAAAGAGTACTTTTTGTGGTTTTTGCTTGCTGAAAGCTTTCTTATAGGTGTATTTTCAAGCTGGGACCTTATAGTTTTTTATGTCTTTTACGAGCTTACCTTAGTACCTATGCTTTTTGTGATAGGCATATGGGGCTATAAGCTCAGGTTATATTCCGCTTACAAGTTCTTTATATACATATTTGTCTCCTCGTTGTTTTTACTTTTGGGAATAGTTAGCCTTGCGGTACAACATTACAAGCTTTTTGGACGCTTTTCCTTTAGTTATTTTGACCTTATGAACAACGATTACTCCCTTTGGCTGGGTGTATTTCTGTTTATGCTCTTCTTTATAGCCTTTGCGGTGAAAACGCCCATAGTACCCTTCCACACTTGGCTTCCTGATGCTCACGGGGAAGCTCCCACTGCTGGTTCAGTAGTGCTTGCTGCAATACTCTTAAAGATGGGAACTTATGCTCTTTTTAGGTTTAACATAGGGCTATTTCCAAAAGTGGTGGTTTTCCTAATGCCACTACTCGTTCTGTGGGGCATATTCTCCATAGTGATGGCTTCTTGGTTTACTATAAGCCAGAACAATCTCAAAAGGTTTGTAGCTTACTCTTCTGTAAGCCATATGGGTTTTGTAGTAACAAGTATGTTTCTACTGAATCTGGATGGGTTTAGGGCAAGCATAATGGAAATGTTTGCACACGGACTTACATCTGCTTCTCTCTTTATGATAGCGGGGTTTATATATAACAGGCTTCACAGCTTTAACATGGATGCGCTCAAGGGAAGTGCCAAGTTCATGCCTGCTTTTGCTATAATTACTGTCATAACTGCTTACTCCTCTATGGGTCTTCCGGGTGGTTCTTCCTTTTGGGGTAAATTTCTCACTGTGCTTTCCGCAAGAGAGTATACAACACAGTTGGCTCTTTTGGTCATTGCAGGCGCTTTCTTCAGTGCAGTTTATGTGCTCTACTTCATGAAGGTCCTCTTTTTGGATACCAAAGAAGAAAGCAGGTTGATACATTTTACGGATATAAGGGGTTTTAAGCTATCTGCCTTTTTACTTCTTCTTATTCCCATGTTTATGGTAGGGTTATTACCCTCTCTGTTTTTCAACATCTTTGATATGTCTGCAAAGAAACTCTTGCTTTCTGTAATGCACAAATTGATAGGAGGATAG
- the nadD gene encoding nicotinate (nicotinamide) nucleotide adenylyltransferase, with translation MFKVFFGGSFDPVHIGHLIVARDVLEQLQAESIVFLPAFQSPLKEPHVATPQERLEMLSLAVEQEKGFEVSSLEIERRGVSYTVDTAQELFHTLGERPTFLVGADSVMTLHLWKDPQRLTKMAKFVIADRYAKAKEVRSYMSSTFPNLKEGEDYIILSTRNIDISSTEIRNRIREGRSIKWLVPEKVENYILQKSIYIRER, from the coding sequence ATGTTTAAAGTGTTCTTTGGCGGTAGCTTTGACCCAGTACACATAGGACATCTCATCGTAGCAAGAGATGTTCTTGAACAGCTACAAGCAGAAAGCATAGTGTTTCTACCAGCTTTTCAATCACCACTCAAAGAGCCTCATGTAGCAACACCACAGGAAAGGCTTGAGATGCTTTCTTTGGCAGTAGAGCAAGAAAAGGGCTTTGAGGTTAGCAGTTTAGAAATAGAAAGACGAGGTGTGTCTTACACAGTTGATACAGCTCAGGAGCTTTTCCACACCTTGGGTGAAAGACCCACTTTTTTAGTAGGAGCGGACAGTGTAATGACTTTGCACCTGTGGAAAGACCCCCAAAGGCTTACAAAGATGGCAAAGTTTGTGATAGCAGATAGGTACGCAAAGGCAAAGGAGGTAAGAAGTTATATGAGCTCTACCTTTCCCAACCTGAAAGAAGGTGAGGACTACATAATCCTTAGCACCAGAAACATAGATATATCATCTACAGAGATAAGAAACAGGATAAGGGAAGGCAGGAGCATAAAGTGGCTTGTGCCAGAAAAAGTAGAAAACTACATACTCCAGAAGAGTATCTACATCAGAGAGAGATGA
- a CDS encoding NADH-quinone oxidoreductase subunit D: protein MPWAKEEDFIELKRKFPDLQIEVKPTITNLHISKDKLIELLKDLKDLGFKLFVDHSVIDFPDKKPRFQAFYILYNVEEKKRVVVKTWTDDTLPSIEKLWFAGKWAERECYDMFGIHYEGHENLVRAFMWETYQYHPLRKDFPLEGYANVDLPSLNEVLYGDNLTGTMNYSRMHTAVPTLEDLEITEKKRLKKKAQIVLNWGPLHPGTHGTMWFLFDLEGERVVQCDVILGQLHRGVEKLAENQMYNQFLVYTDRMDYISALCSNQAWVVAVERLLGIEDLVPEKAKYIRTMMSELQRINSHLLWLGTYALDLGALTIFLYAFKEREKLMDIIEGITGARLTISYPRVGGVRMDLPEGALEVIKAFIKRFPKELKDWENILTRNRIWLRRNVDVGIISKEDVYFYGLTGPVARGSGVAYDIRKLEPYDAYPYVDFDVPVGEKGDVYDRYLVRLEEMRQSVRIIEQCVAVLEKMPPSAPFFAESPDPKKIKLSIDGIGLKVPEGETYSSGENPRGELGFFIYSTGGVKPYRVKIKPGSMYNLCIYPKLMQDRVIADAVAILASLDPVVGEIDR from the coding sequence ATGCCTTGGGCTAAGGAAGAGGACTTTATAGAGCTAAAAAGGAAGTTTCCGGACCTGCAGATAGAAGTAAAACCCACTATAACTAACCTTCACATAAGTAAAGATAAACTAATAGAACTGCTAAAAGACCTGAAAGACCTTGGTTTTAAGCTTTTTGTGGACCACTCTGTGATAGACTTTCCAGATAAAAAACCCAGGTTTCAGGCTTTCTACATACTCTACAATGTAGAAGAGAAAAAGAGAGTGGTAGTAAAGACTTGGACAGATGATACTCTTCCCAGCATAGAAAAACTTTGGTTTGCGGGCAAGTGGGCGGAAAGAGAATGCTACGATATGTTCGGAATACACTACGAAGGGCACGAAAACTTGGTAAGAGCCTTCATGTGGGAGACCTACCAGTACCACCCACTGCGCAAGGACTTTCCCTTAGAAGGTTATGCCAATGTAGACCTTCCTTCCCTTAACGAGGTACTCTATGGGGATAACCTTACTGGCACTATGAACTACAGTAGGATGCACACTGCTGTACCTACCCTTGAAGATCTTGAAATAACAGAAAAGAAAAGACTAAAGAAGAAAGCTCAGATAGTGCTAAACTGGGGACCTTTGCATCCGGGTACTCACGGCACCATGTGGTTTCTCTTTGATTTGGAAGGGGAAAGGGTGGTTCAGTGCGATGTGATCCTTGGACAACTCCACAGGGGTGTGGAAAAACTCGCAGAAAACCAGATGTATAACCAGTTTCTCGTCTATACAGACCGAATGGATTACATATCCGCTCTTTGTTCTAATCAGGCTTGGGTAGTGGCTGTGGAAAGGCTCTTGGGTATAGAGGATCTTGTGCCAGAAAAAGCCAAGTACATAAGAACTATGATGTCCGAACTTCAAAGGATAAACTCTCACCTTCTTTGGCTTGGCACTTATGCTTTGGACCTTGGGGCTTTGACCATATTCCTTTATGCCTTCAAAGAAAGGGAAAAGCTCATGGACATCATAGAAGGTATTACAGGTGCAAGGCTCACCATAAGCTACCCACGGGTGGGGGGTGTCAGGATGGATCTGCCAGAAGGTGCTTTAGAGGTAATTAAAGCCTTCATAAAGAGATTTCCTAAAGAACTCAAAGATTGGGAGAACATACTCACCAGAAACAGAATATGGCTAAGGAGAAATGTGGATGTAGGAATAATTAGTAAAGAGGATGTGTACTTCTACGGTCTTACCGGTCCTGTGGCAAGAGGCTCGGGTGTAGCGTATGACATAAGGAAGCTTGAGCCCTACGATGCGTATCCTTATGTAGACTTTGATGTGCCTGTAGGTGAAAAGGGAGATGTGTACGACAGATATTTGGTGCGCCTTGAGGAGATGAGACAAAGTGTAAGGATTATAGAGCAGTGTGTTGCTGTCTTAGAAAAGATGCCTCCCTCTGCACCCTTCTTTGCGGAATCTCCAGACCCTAAAAAGATAAAACTTTCCATTGACGGAATAGGACTAAAGGTGCCAGAAGGTGAAACCTACTCTTCGGGAGAAAACCCAAGGGGTGAGCTTGGATTCTTTATATACTCAACAGGTGGGGTAAAGCCATATAGAGTCAAGATAAAACCCGGAAGCATGTATAACCTTTGCATTTACCCAAAGCTTATGCAAGACAGAGTTATAGCGGACGCTGTTGCCATACTGGCAAGCTTAGACCCTGTTGTAGGAGAGATAGACAGGTAA
- a CDS encoding NADH-quinone oxidoreductase subunit N, protein MELKGLIGSIEFPKMALIIPELTVLITGFLLFTLDLIFKRANYKLYTWISVVGYFMALLYIAFNPSLSGSTFYGLYVRDYFSSFLHFFMILLTIFVLAFTYRYYRQKLSLYREFYYILSFALVSAMFLASSYNLITLYVALEGVSISFYILTALLRGDFNSKEGSFKYLILGGLSIALASYGAAFMYIYAGSLDLQKILTYSGQNKDLLILGLVFFLIGFAIKIGAVPFHFWLPDAYQGAPTPITAYMASVGKLAFFAPVVRIMPLIQEHFAYAWVITVGIISAMTMLYGNLVALVQKDVKRLLAYSSIAHSGYILAGIAVAKAIGLKAVLYFLIAYALMGAGSFLLLALLERHPQWQNKMEEFSGLRFSMPWIAISFMIFMFSLLGVPPSVGFVGKALVFTALSFDRLWWLAFIMILATGISTGYYVRLVVLTFMKESSRSIKVESSLAEKVVIFVLTLSVVILGAVPIIIWSFASQSADILFKR, encoded by the coding sequence ATGGAACTTAAGGGCTTGATAGGTAGTATAGAGTTTCCGAAGATGGCACTGATAATACCTGAACTTACAGTGCTCATAACGGGCTTTTTGCTCTTTACTCTTGATCTTATCTTCAAAAGAGCTAATTACAAGCTTTACACATGGATAAGTGTAGTGGGTTATTTTATGGCACTGCTTTACATAGCCTTTAATCCTTCCTTATCGGGAAGCACCTTTTATGGCCTGTATGTACGGGACTACTTTTCTTCCTTCTTGCATTTTTTTATGATACTTCTGACCATATTTGTTCTTGCTTTCACTTACCGCTACTATAGACAGAAACTTTCACTCTACAGGGAGTTTTATTACATACTCTCCTTTGCCTTAGTGAGTGCCATGTTCTTAGCATCTTCCTATAACTTGATCACTCTCTATGTAGCCTTAGAAGGTGTTTCCATTTCCTTTTACATACTTACCGCTCTTTTGAGGGGTGATTTCAACTCAAAGGAAGGATCTTTTAAGTATCTCATACTGGGTGGTTTAAGTATAGCTTTGGCTTCTTATGGTGCAGCTTTTATGTACATCTACGCGGGATCCCTTGACCTTCAAAAGATACTCACCTATTCTGGACAAAACAAGGACCTTTTGATACTTGGACTGGTCTTTTTCCTTATAGGATTTGCTATAAAAATAGGTGCGGTTCCTTTCCACTTTTGGCTTCCTGATGCCTATCAGGGTGCACCAACACCCATAACAGCCTATATGGCATCTGTGGGAAAGCTCGCCTTCTTCGCACCCGTTGTGAGGATAATGCCCCTAATTCAAGAACACTTCGCTTATGCTTGGGTGATAACTGTAGGAATTATATCCGCTATGACTATGCTTTACGGAAATTTAGTCGCCCTTGTACAAAAAGATGTGAAAAGGCTTCTTGCTTACTCCTCCATAGCTCATTCGGGATACATACTGGCAGGCATAGCTGTTGCAAAGGCTATAGGACTAAAAGCTGTTCTTTACTTTCTGATCGCCTATGCTCTCATGGGTGCTGGTTCTTTTCTACTGCTGGCACTCTTAGAAAGACATCCCCAGTGGCAAAACAAGATGGAAGAGTTCTCAGGACTGCGCTTTAGCATGCCTTGGATAGCAATATCTTTTATGATATTCATGTTCTCCCTTTTGGGGGTGCCCCCTTCGGTGGGTTTTGTGGGAAAGGCTCTTGTATTTACCGCTTTGTCCTTTGACAGACTTTGGTGGTTAGCATTTATCATGATACTCGCAACGGGTATATCCACAGGCTACTATGTAAGGCTGGTAGTTCTCACCTTTATGAAGGAGAGCAGTAGGTCCATCAAAGTGGAGAGTTCCCTTGCGGAAAAGGTGGTTATATTTGTGCTGACGCTTTCTGTTGTCATTTTGGGTGCTGTGCCTATAATAATATGGAGCTTTGCCAGTCAGTCTGCGGACATACTTTTCAAGAGGTAG